Proteins co-encoded in one Siniperca chuatsi isolate FFG_IHB_CAS linkage group LG11, ASM2008510v1, whole genome shotgun sequence genomic window:
- the LOC122884895 gene encoding protein FAM161A-like isoform X2, with protein sequence MATIYRSPSLENEELMALYGGERDHYFVDEDCTSEEYDLDSECSEEGKCGRSVRRSLSLEIYGLQREQHVYFSNQEYYRRLEELKSAHLRNMAELEMMYISQGRERHGEDDDGGLGRGQNREARLSISGPAKKLQRINSQEELDFHETSSGSDQSELCGADRMGELQLDNPRKSSCQDRTFGRDILKEMATQKQFRFQPRASCPKPQGKLSRQIGVRVRSNSKVTVPKPFQMMLREEERKRHKVRTRSEIELENTLLRRELEELQECQKKFRASPAPAHIHLPLYEIISRRSSQRSNRNRSRSNNSNRDTKSNQASAAASPQPFHFLERERRKREAKIVTELGKLGPKEERQTFKARPMPSLVYGTRHRADTKITCCQPQSLTWLLEREATEGQSDPNSDLEPDVIQSKSDTSPASRMPQRCPSSKPVKKQIELSIEMVKERQWSNTDPLKATTCNIYSPLQPGGPEPLLSNKTDYVSV encoded by the exons ATGGCAACGATCTACCGATCACCCTCTCTGGAAAACGAGGAATTAATGGCTCTGTATGGAGGGGAAAGAGACCATTATTTTGTAGATGAGGACTGTACCAGTGAG GAGTATGATCTGGATTCAGAGTGTAGCGAGGAGGGAAAATGTGGCAGGAGCGTTCGCAGGTCTCTGTCCCTGGAAATCTACGGCCTGCAGAGGGAGCAGCATGTTTACTTCTCCAACCAGGAGTACTACAGGAGATTGGAGGAGCTGAAGAGCGCTCACCTGAGGAACATGGCCGAGCTGGAGATGATGTACATCAGCCAGGGCAGAGAGAGGCACGGAGAGGATGATGACGGAGGTTTGGGAAGAGGACAGAACAGAGAGGCCAGACTGTCAATCAG CGGCCCTGCCAAGAAACTCCAGAGGATCAAttcccaggaggagctggactTCCATGAGACATCAAGTGGTTCTGACCAGTCAGAGCTCTGTGGAGCAGACCGCATGGGGGAACTGCAGCTGGACAATCCAAGAAAGTCTTCCTGCCAGGACCGAACCTTTGGGAG AGACATCCTGAAAGAAATGGCAACTCAGAAGCAGTTTCGATTCCAGCCCAGGGCCTCCTGTCCGAAACCGCAGGGAAAACTGTCCCGTCAAATTGGGGTCAGGGTCAGGTCAAACTCCAAGGTCACTGTGCCCAAACCCTTTCAGATGAtgctgagagaggaggagaggaagaggcacAAGGTGCGGACTCGCTCGGAGATCGAGCTGGAGAACACGTTGCTGAGACGGGAGCTGGAAGAGCTCCAAGAATGTCAGAAAAAGTTCCGGGCATCACCTGCACCGGCGCACATACACCTGCCTCTCTACGAAATTATCAGCCGTCGCTCCAGTCAGCGATCCAACCGAAACAGAAGTCGCAGTAATAACAGTAACCGTGACACCAAAAGTAACcaggcctctgctgctgcttcaccaCAGCCTTTCCATttcctggagagagagaggaggaagagggaggcgAAGATTGTGACTGAGCTGGGGAAGCTGGGACCCAAAGAGGAACGACAGACCTTCAAGGCCAGGCCCATGCCCAGCTTGGTGTACGGCACCAGACACAGGGCAGACACCAAGATCACATGCTGCCAGCCCCAGTCTCTAACCTGGTTGCTGGAGAGGGAGGCCACAGAGGGCCAAAGTGATCCAAACTCCGACCTGGAGCCGGACGTGATCCAGTCCAAGTCAGACACCTCTCCTGCCTCTCGTATGCCTCAGAGATGTCCATCCTCCAAGCCAGTCAAGAAGCAGATAGAGCTGTCTATTGAGATGGTGAAGGAGAGGCAGTGGTCCAACACTGACCCGCTTAAAGCCACCACCTGCAACATCTACTCACCTCTGCAGCCAGGTGGCCCAGAGCCTCTGCTCTCTAACAAGACTGACTACgtcagtgtgtga
- the LOC122884895 gene encoding protein FAM161A-like isoform X1 gives MATIYRSPSLENEELMALYGGERDHYFVDEDCTSEEYDLDSECSEEGKCGRSVRRSLSLEIYGLQREQHVYFSNQEYYRRLEELKSAHLRNMAELEMMYISQGRERHGEDDDGGLGRGQNREARLSISSGPAKKLQRINSQEELDFHETSSGSDQSELCGADRMGELQLDNPRKSSCQDRTFGRDILKEMATQKQFRFQPRASCPKPQGKLSRQIGVRVRSNSKVTVPKPFQMMLREEERKRHKVRTRSEIELENTLLRRELEELQECQKKFRASPAPAHIHLPLYEIISRRSSQRSNRNRSRSNNSNRDTKSNQASAAASPQPFHFLERERRKREAKIVTELGKLGPKEERQTFKARPMPSLVYGTRHRADTKITCCQPQSLTWLLEREATEGQSDPNSDLEPDVIQSKSDTSPASRMPQRCPSSKPVKKQIELSIEMVKERQWSNTDPLKATTCNIYSPLQPGGPEPLLSNKTDYVSV, from the exons ATGGCAACGATCTACCGATCACCCTCTCTGGAAAACGAGGAATTAATGGCTCTGTATGGAGGGGAAAGAGACCATTATTTTGTAGATGAGGACTGTACCAGTGAG GAGTATGATCTGGATTCAGAGTGTAGCGAGGAGGGAAAATGTGGCAGGAGCGTTCGCAGGTCTCTGTCCCTGGAAATCTACGGCCTGCAGAGGGAGCAGCATGTTTACTTCTCCAACCAGGAGTACTACAGGAGATTGGAGGAGCTGAAGAGCGCTCACCTGAGGAACATGGCCGAGCTGGAGATGATGTACATCAGCCAGGGCAGAGAGAGGCACGGAGAGGATGATGACGGAGGTTTGGGAAGAGGACAGAACAGAGAGGCCAGACTGTCAATCAG TAGCGGCCCTGCCAAGAAACTCCAGAGGATCAAttcccaggaggagctggactTCCATGAGACATCAAGTGGTTCTGACCAGTCAGAGCTCTGTGGAGCAGACCGCATGGGGGAACTGCAGCTGGACAATCCAAGAAAGTCTTCCTGCCAGGACCGAACCTTTGGGAG AGACATCCTGAAAGAAATGGCAACTCAGAAGCAGTTTCGATTCCAGCCCAGGGCCTCCTGTCCGAAACCGCAGGGAAAACTGTCCCGTCAAATTGGGGTCAGGGTCAGGTCAAACTCCAAGGTCACTGTGCCCAAACCCTTTCAGATGAtgctgagagaggaggagaggaagaggcacAAGGTGCGGACTCGCTCGGAGATCGAGCTGGAGAACACGTTGCTGAGACGGGAGCTGGAAGAGCTCCAAGAATGTCAGAAAAAGTTCCGGGCATCACCTGCACCGGCGCACATACACCTGCCTCTCTACGAAATTATCAGCCGTCGCTCCAGTCAGCGATCCAACCGAAACAGAAGTCGCAGTAATAACAGTAACCGTGACACCAAAAGTAACcaggcctctgctgctgcttcaccaCAGCCTTTCCATttcctggagagagagaggaggaagagggaggcgAAGATTGTGACTGAGCTGGGGAAGCTGGGACCCAAAGAGGAACGACAGACCTTCAAGGCCAGGCCCATGCCCAGCTTGGTGTACGGCACCAGACACAGGGCAGACACCAAGATCACATGCTGCCAGCCCCAGTCTCTAACCTGGTTGCTGGAGAGGGAGGCCACAGAGGGCCAAAGTGATCCAAACTCCGACCTGGAGCCGGACGTGATCCAGTCCAAGTCAGACACCTCTCCTGCCTCTCGTATGCCTCAGAGATGTCCATCCTCCAAGCCAGTCAAGAAGCAGATAGAGCTGTCTATTGAGATGGTGAAGGAGAGGCAGTGGTCCAACACTGACCCGCTTAAAGCCACCACCTGCAACATCTACTCACCTCTGCAGCCAGGTGGCCCAGAGCCTCTGCTCTCTAACAAGACTGACTACgtcagtgtgtga